A window from Natronorubrum aibiense encodes these proteins:
- a CDS encoding 2Fe-2S iron-sulfur cluster-binding protein, whose amino-acid sequence MHRVTLEWRDGREATVEVAEGETVIDATERDGLGVPYGCLHGACATCTGRLLDGDLVHVERANGLKPRHRQAGYVLLCIAEPRSDCRIEVGAEVQADLVPNPWK is encoded by the coding sequence ATGCATCGGGTCACTCTCGAGTGGCGCGACGGCCGGGAGGCGACCGTTGAGGTGGCCGAGGGGGAGACGGTCATCGACGCCACCGAGCGCGACGGCCTTGGCGTCCCCTACGGCTGTCTGCACGGCGCCTGCGCCACCTGCACCGGGCGTCTCCTGGATGGCGACCTCGTCCACGTCGAGCGAGCGAATGGGCTGAAACCCCGGCACCGACAGGCGGGCTACGTGCTCCTCTGCATAGCTGAACCCCGCTCCGACTGCCGAATCGAGGTCGGCGCCGAGGTGCAGGCCGACCTCGTCCCAAACCCGTGGAAATGA
- a CDS encoding selenium-binding protein SBP56-related protein, translating to MSTDEPSSTAEKHGHEHHEVEGPGYPTPAAMRTESEREKTAFVIALRVGMDVDGSDFIGVVDLDPESDTYSELVDTVEMPNKGDELHHFGWNSCSSSCHTEGLMRDHLIVPGQRSSRIHILDAEDPRNMEIEKVIEPEEIFEYDLSAPHTVHCVPGGKVVISMLGDANGELPGGFLQLDQSDFSIDGHWEADRGDMEMNYDYWYQPRHNVMISTEWAAPKTYYPGFDLDDVEEGKYGDSIHIWDWENKEHQQTLNFGEEGQIPLEIRMPHDPEETQGYVGAALSSNILRFWEESDGVWEWEKVIDVESREHPDWDMPVPGLVTDIVLSLDDQYLFFSNWLHGDMRMYDVSDFGNPRLVDRIWTGGNFADRQEIQGTEIRGAPQMLQLSRDGKRIYWTTSLFSSWDNQFYPEIGEKGSLMMKADVYPDEGRMELDEDFLVDFGDAPGGPARAHEIRWPGGDCTSDVWQ from the coding sequence ATGAGCACTGACGAACCCAGCAGCACGGCCGAGAAGCACGGACACGAACACCACGAGGTAGAGGGACCGGGCTATCCGACGCCCGCAGCGATGCGGACCGAGTCGGAGCGCGAGAAGACGGCGTTCGTCATCGCGCTCCGTGTCGGGATGGACGTCGACGGCTCCGACTTCATCGGCGTCGTCGACCTCGACCCCGAATCGGACACGTACAGCGAACTGGTCGACACCGTCGAGATGCCGAACAAGGGCGACGAACTCCACCACTTCGGCTGGAACTCCTGTTCGTCATCGTGTCACACCGAGGGACTGATGCGCGATCACCTCATCGTCCCCGGACAGCGGTCCTCCCGCATACACATCCTTGACGCCGAGGACCCGCGTAACATGGAGATCGAGAAGGTCATCGAACCCGAGGAGATCTTCGAATACGATCTGTCTGCGCCGCACACGGTCCACTGTGTCCCCGGTGGGAAGGTCGTCATCAGTATGCTCGGGGACGCCAACGGCGAACTCCCCGGTGGCTTCCTCCAGTTGGACCAGAGCGACTTCTCCATCGACGGCCACTGGGAAGCCGACCGCGGCGACATGGAGATGAACTACGACTACTGGTACCAGCCCCGTCACAACGTGATGATCTCGACGGAGTGGGCTGCGCCGAAGACCTACTACCCTGGCTTCGATCTCGACGACGTCGAGGAGGGCAAGTACGGCGACAGCATCCACATCTGGGACTGGGAGAACAAGGAGCACCAGCAGACCCTGAACTTCGGCGAGGAGGGGCAGATTCCGCTGGAGATTCGCATGCCGCACGATCCCGAGGAGACCCAGGGCTACGTCGGTGCGGCGCTCTCCTCGAACATCCTCCGCTTCTGGGAGGAGAGCGACGGCGTGTGGGAGTGGGAGAAGGTCATCGACGTCGAGTCCCGCGAGCATCCCGACTGGGACATGCCCGTCCCCGGTCTCGTGACGGACATCGTCCTCTCACTGGACGACCAGTACCTGTTCTTCTCGAACTGGCTGCACGGCGACATGCGGATGTACGACGTGAGCGACTTCGGCAACCCTCGGCTGGTCGATCGGATCTGGACCGGTGGTAACTTCGCCGACCGACAGGAGATTCAGGGCACTGAAATCCGTGGCGCGCCTCAGATGCTCCAGCTCTCCCGCGACGGCAAGCGCATCTACTGGACGACGTCTCTGTTCTCCTCGTGGGACAACCAGTTCTACCCCGAAATCGGCGAGAAGGGGTCGCTAATGATGAAGGCGGACGTCTACCCCGACGAGGGACGGATGGAACTTGACGAGGACTTCCTCGTCGACTTCGGCGACGCCCCGGGTGGCCCGGCCCGCGCCCACGAGATTCGCTGGCCCGGCGGCGACTGCACCAGCGACGTCTGGCAGTAG
- a CDS encoding helix-turn-helix domain-containing protein, with amino-acid sequence MREFTFDIVYETGSDPVMDVFIEHPTLVAKALHGCVTKDRFWRIERLIGPTAALDAVERLRLDETVRTASVTEADCSAMRYHDVLDRSDDERVIYTHVEDVEDGESVQTLAGRYLPHGSLYCTSRRENRHSWRIFMKSDENVGLLHDALDANLRAGLAFRMGHLRNAEGWGHNSLGSVVLPPDQRTAMRAALDHGYYRTPREVTLDDLAEELDVPRSTLSYRLRRAEERLVSGYLGETG; translated from the coding sequence ATGCGTGAGTTCACGTTCGATATCGTGTACGAGACGGGTTCCGATCCGGTGATGGACGTGTTCATCGAGCATCCGACACTCGTCGCCAAGGCGTTACACGGCTGTGTAACCAAGGACCGCTTCTGGCGCATCGAGCGCCTGATCGGTCCGACGGCGGCGCTCGACGCGGTCGAACGACTCCGCCTCGACGAGACGGTACGGACGGCGTCAGTGACCGAGGCGGACTGTTCGGCCATGCGGTACCACGACGTGCTGGACCGCTCGGACGACGAGCGGGTGATCTACACCCACGTCGAGGACGTCGAGGACGGTGAATCCGTTCAGACACTCGCCGGTCGGTATCTCCCCCACGGATCGCTCTACTGCACCTCGCGTCGGGAGAACCGTCACAGCTGGCGTATCTTCATGAAGTCCGATGAGAATGTGGGCCTGTTGCACGACGCTCTCGACGCGAATCTGCGGGCGGGACTTGCCTTTCGTATGGGTCACCTCCGCAACGCCGAGGGGTGGGGACACAACTCCTTAGGATCGGTGGTGCTCCCCCCTGACCAGCGGACAGCGATGCGCGCAGCCCTCGATCACGGCTACTACCGGACGCCGCGAGAGGTCACGTTGGACGACCTGGCCGAGGAGCTCGACGTGCCACGGTCGACGCTCTCCTATCGGTTGCGTCGGGCGGAAGAACGGCTCGTGTCGGGGTACCTCGGCGAGACCGGCTAG
- a CDS encoding HalOD1 output domain-containing protein, producing the protein MATVIVQTTQSLSLKIVEKIAKREGVQPEELKPPIHSAIDTDALDSLYQSSDSDRGPSKVEFRYKGYTVIVDRAGDVDVEKHVAALEPDKTVA; encoded by the coding sequence ATGGCAACGGTGATTGTGCAGACTACTCAATCACTCAGTCTGAAGATTGTAGAGAAAATCGCCAAACGTGAAGGAGTTCAACCGGAAGAACTCAAACCACCAATTCACTCTGCAATTGATACGGACGCACTTGATTCGCTCTATCAATCGAGTGACTCTGACAGGGGTCCGTCCAAAGTTGAATTCCGATACAAAGGCTATACAGTGATAGTCGATAGGGCAGGTGATGTGGATGTCGAGAAACACGTAGCGGCCTTGGAACCTGATAAAACCGTAGCGTGA
- a CDS encoding ethanolamine ammonia-lyase subunit EutB has translation MTVQTSYSSAGDQFNSIAEVLAKANEPKTGDELAEIAAESDAERVAAKRALAGMHLETLRENPVVPYDEDEVTRVIQNAVREPIYDRIKDWTVADLREFLVDSATGENEIAAIRPGLTSEMIAAVTKLMSNMDLVLVTSKMEVTARCNTTVGESGTLSFRLQPNDPTDDVDNIVDATREGLAYGVGDAVIGVNPVTDTVETTTRILEATHDFIKEWGIPTQNCCLSHITTQMDAIREGAPADLVFQSLAGTEVGNDEFGIDVALLDEAHDLAQRRCRSSGPNVMYFETGQGAELSSDAHQGIDQLTLEARCYGLAKRYDPFLVNTVVGFIGPEYLYDGQQVIRAGLEDVFMGQLHGISMGIDACYTNHIQADQNDIENLSVLLAAAGTNYFITVPMGDDVMLNYQSNSYHDAATLWEIFGLEPTPAFREWLEEMSLWENGQLTDRAGDSTIFT, from the coding sequence ATGACTGTCCAAACCAGTTATTCCTCTGCCGGGGATCAGTTCAACTCTATCGCCGAGGTCCTCGCGAAAGCCAACGAACCGAAGACAGGCGATGAACTGGCGGAGATCGCGGCCGAATCGGATGCCGAGCGTGTTGCGGCCAAACGCGCCCTCGCTGGTATGCACCTCGAAACGCTGCGGGAGAATCCGGTTGTTCCGTATGACGAGGATGAGGTAACGCGCGTTATCCAGAACGCTGTCCGAGAACCGATCTATGATCGGATAAAAGACTGGACAGTTGCTGACCTCCGCGAGTTTCTCGTCGATAGTGCAACAGGCGAGAACGAGATCGCGGCGATTCGGCCTGGTCTGACGAGCGAGATGATTGCCGCAGTGACGAAGCTCATGTCAAATATGGATCTCGTGCTCGTCACCTCAAAGATGGAGGTCACGGCCCGCTGCAATACGACTGTCGGTGAGTCGGGTACACTCTCGTTTCGACTGCAACCGAATGATCCCACAGACGATGTCGACAATATTGTTGACGCGACCCGAGAAGGGCTGGCCTACGGCGTCGGCGATGCGGTGATCGGCGTCAACCCGGTCACCGATACCGTAGAGACGACAACGCGAATCCTCGAGGCGACCCACGACTTCATCAAGGAATGGGGTATTCCGACGCAAAACTGCTGTCTTTCTCACATTACCACACAGATGGACGCTATCCGCGAGGGTGCGCCCGCTGACTTGGTGTTCCAGAGCTTGGCTGGCACCGAAGTTGGCAATGACGAGTTCGGAATTGACGTCGCTCTGCTCGACGAGGCTCACGACCTCGCGCAGCGTCGCTGTCGATCGTCGGGACCGAACGTGATGTACTTCGAGACGGGCCAGGGCGCAGAACTCTCTAGTGACGCCCACCAAGGAATTGACCAGCTTACACTTGAGGCGCGCTGTTACGGCCTCGCGAAGCGGTACGACCCGTTCCTTGTCAACACCGTCGTCGGCTTCATCGGTCCGGAGTACCTCTACGACGGCCAGCAGGTCATCCGTGCGGGCCTAGAGGACGTGTTCATGGGTCAACTCCACGGCATCTCGATGGGAATTGACGCTTGCTACACCAATCACATCCAGGCGGATCAGAACGACATCGAGAATCTCTCGGTCCTGCTTGCTGCCGCGGGGACGAACTACTTCATTACGGTGCCGATGGGAGACGACGTGATGTTGAACTACCAGTCGAACAGCTACCACGACGCCGCCACGCTATGGGAGATCTTCGGCCTCGAGCCGACGCCCGCGTTCCGGGAGTGGCTTGAGGAGATGTCGCTCTGGGAGAACGGCCAGTTGACCGACCGAGCGGGTGACTCGACCATCTTCACGTGA
- the eutC gene encoding ethanolamine ammonia-lyase subunit EutC, with protein MSFKNNSPRETDLIEDCTDEEILRHIVDRTPTRVGVGRAGPRPRTDSLLEFRADHGVARDAVLSHVDSDVIQELDLVHLETRVVDKDQYLARPDLGRELAANSIDILHDQCEHEPEVQVVVADGLSSTAVEMNAPELLPVLRDGLSDRDIEVGTPVFVEYGRVNVMDAISEELDADCCIILIGERPGLKSAESLSAYLAYGSERGMPTAKKSVISNIHDGGLPPIEAGAELVDLIAEMLEKEASGIDLREDDREFKPD; from the coding sequence ATGTCATTCAAAAACAATTCTCCCCGCGAGACCGACCTGATCGAGGACTGCACCGACGAAGAGATCCTCCGCCACATTGTCGATCGAACCCCCACGCGGGTGGGGGTCGGCCGCGCTGGCCCGCGCCCGCGAACCGACTCCCTGCTTGAGTTCAGGGCGGATCACGGCGTTGCGCGCGACGCCGTCCTCTCGCACGTCGACAGCGATGTGATCCAAGAACTTGACCTAGTACATCTGGAGACGCGAGTCGTAGACAAAGACCAGTACCTAGCCCGCCCCGACCTCGGCCGAGAACTCGCCGCCAACAGTATCGATATCTTACATGATCAGTGCGAACACGAACCTGAGGTCCAAGTCGTCGTTGCCGACGGGCTCTCCTCGACGGCCGTCGAGATGAACGCCCCGGAGCTGTTGCCGGTTCTGCGCGACGGCCTTTCCGATCGCGACATCGAGGTGGGAACCCCAGTGTTCGTCGAATATGGCCGCGTCAACGTGATGGACGCGATCAGCGAGGAACTCGATGCCGACTGCTGTATCATTCTTATTGGAGAGCGCCCCGGACTCAAGAGCGCCGAGAGCCTGAGCGCGTACCTCGCCTACGGGTCGGAACGCGGCATGCCGACTGCGAAAAAGTCCGTCATCTCGAACATTCACGACGGTGGCCTGCCGCCGATTGAGGCCGGCGCCGAACTCGTTGACCTGATCGCTGAGATGCTCGAAAAGGAAGCCAGTGGGATCGACCTCCGCGAGGACGATCGTGAATTCAAACCGGACTAG
- a CDS encoding ethanolamine ammonia-lyase reactivating factor EutA: MSNHSKTLTSIGVDVGTTTTHAVVSHLRVETLPGSGTSPTITDREIVHRGTVRETPLVDPETIDVDRVAAIIDSELAAGGVTPAEIDTGAVIVTGETARRENAEPLVHRLADNTGQFVAATAGASLEAVLAGRGSGAEARAAELGGCVANVDIGGGTTNVAIFDAAESNDNNVTVRETRCLDIGGRLVTFDDADRVTSISPPARTIVEAVNLPITVGSSPDKAALKTLAVTMADLIVDLCTGPPFDALTRVLAIGTLPDEPLDLNSVVFSGGVGRLIASPPADPFAYNDLGGMLAAAIATHDRVRSWSVFDPTEDIRATVAGAGTETIKLSGRTVSLDLSLLPLRNAPVVAVSDLVDCSDDQLERRFEVALETLTDLHDPDAIDGIALSIDEVGPLMYERLKIVVGALAAALHSIPSSLPVVVVTRQNCAKALGQMLRREIDQPLIVIDEIPSTNGDYLDIGKPVADNGSVPVVVKTLVFGQ, encoded by the coding sequence GTGAGTAACCATTCGAAGACACTGACGAGCATCGGTGTGGACGTTGGGACGACCACGACCCATGCGGTCGTTAGCCACCTACGCGTCGAGACGCTGCCGGGCAGTGGTACTTCGCCGACCATTACCGACCGCGAGATCGTCCACCGGGGAACGGTCCGCGAGACGCCGCTAGTCGATCCTGAGACGATCGACGTCGATCGGGTGGCTGCGATCATAGACAGCGAACTTGCAGCAGGGGGTGTCACGCCGGCAGAGATCGACACGGGGGCAGTGATCGTCACTGGCGAGACCGCCCGCCGTGAGAACGCCGAACCGCTGGTCCACCGACTTGCTGACAATACCGGCCAGTTCGTCGCGGCGACAGCTGGCGCATCGCTCGAAGCTGTCCTCGCCGGTCGGGGCTCGGGTGCAGAGGCTCGGGCCGCTGAACTCGGTGGATGCGTCGCCAATGTGGATATTGGGGGTGGGACGACGAACGTGGCTATTTTCGACGCTGCGGAATCAAACGACAACAATGTCACTGTTAGAGAGACCCGCTGTCTGGACATCGGCGGTCGTCTCGTCACGTTCGATGACGCAGACCGGGTTACTTCGATTTCTCCGCCCGCGCGGACAATTGTAGAAGCAGTCAACCTACCAATCACCGTTGGCAGTTCACCGGATAAGGCTGCTCTTAAGACGCTCGCAGTTACGATGGCCGATTTGATCGTTGACCTGTGTACGGGCCCGCCATTCGACGCTCTTACGCGTGTGCTCGCAATCGGTACCCTTCCTGACGAACCTCTCGATCTGAACAGCGTTGTTTTCAGCGGCGGCGTCGGTCGTCTTATCGCATCGCCACCGGCAGATCCGTTCGCGTACAACGACCTTGGTGGGATGCTCGCAGCCGCGATTGCAACTCACGACCGCGTCCGATCGTGGTCAGTCTTCGATCCCACGGAGGACATTCGCGCGACCGTTGCTGGCGCAGGGACAGAGACGATAAAGCTCAGCGGCCGCACCGTTTCGCTTGATCTGTCGCTGTTGCCTTTACGAAATGCACCCGTCGTTGCTGTTTCTGACCTTGTGGATTGTTCAGACGATCAACTTGAGCGCCGGTTTGAGGTCGCCCTCGAAACACTCACCGACCTCCATGACCCCGATGCGATCGACGGCATCGCGCTCTCGATTGACGAAGTCGGACCCCTGATGTATGAACGCCTCAAAATCGTTGTTGGAGCGCTCGCGGCCGCACTTCACTCGATCCCCTCGTCACTTCCTGTGGTTGTCGTCACACGCCAGAACTGTGCGAAGGCCCTCGGACAAATGCTTCGCCGAGAAATTGACCAGCCCCTGATTGTTATTGACGAGATCCCCTCGACAAACGGCGACTATTTAGACATAGGTAAACCGGTGGCCGATAATGGAAGTGTCCCGGTAGTAGTAAAAACTCTGGTATTTGGCCAGTGA
- a CDS encoding toxin transporter, translated as MKRALTLALTVALIGSLTFIGFAGTAAADTHIENDADLDEQEAEATTEQDQENDQDASNDAEVDQEQEQTQQNKLYQGGNIAATLDGNADAGNDADQTNVGFQGMDADLDLENAQESEQDQDADTEAESEFRQELDIENLLSIL; from the coding sequence ATGAAACGCGCACTCACACTTGCACTGACGGTCGCATTGATCGGGAGCCTCACGTTCATAGGATTCGCCGGAACAGCAGCTGCAGACACTCACATCGAGAACGACGCTGACCTCGACGAGCAAGAGGCGGAAGCGACGACGGAACAGGATCAGGAGAACGACCAGGACGCTAGCAACGACGCTGAGGTCGACCAGGAGCAGGAACAGACCCAGCAGAACAAGCTCTACCAGGGCGGCAACATCGCGGCGACACTCGACGGTAACGCCGACGCTGGCAACGACGCAGACCAGACGAATGTCGGATTCCAGGGCATGGACGCTGATCTCGACCTAGAAAACGCCCAAGAGTCCGAACAGGATCAGGATGCTGACACCGAAGCCGAAAGCGAATTCAGACAGGAACTCGACATCGAGAACCTCCTGAGCATCCTCTAA
- a CDS encoding ATP-binding protein gives MTEHPTLAEFATNETTESRQTRQPSTDETVTMTADEQVATYLIEDQMADLTDAIREAVQNGIDSPGSTRVLVSISPERSLILDDGAGVDLESAEGRRNLSVLGAGSKQRSDDETIGEWGIGKGAIIAKGAVRIWSHDTALCFDYRNRRDSGPWADISGRDGQFVDAEHHLEGMLVEIDHYEDEVPDPDSYRWRRYVRDLRKRFAYVQSRTGVSVMINGESVDKGDPLEAVADSPHPSLTRETEDAILALEYTPHDGLDIYSNGLYVTTKREYGLGGIVVSKGNLTLNFARNDIQSGCDRWQRIDNALEQARDDLYADVSDDRLTAESREVMIEAMASDSSDASDEQWANRKLFQLATESRISLEEIQAAPRIGWIDGAQKGADKLVERGYVVLDTSDSATQRLRDLATDEDTSIAVPEAFDVGEQAESEGVWTGYHRIEDESQLNADQQRYLRFARVLAKELEIERDVYYGEASADAWTDGRTYIVITDSAVTSRQRAVWMHDLYLVMLHEAAHETSSRDRPSHGHHFENTFRSLVEDPGNRSSFAELVQQVIDEGFASVFEEYGVGL, from the coding sequence ATGACAGAACATCCGACGTTAGCAGAGTTCGCCACGAACGAAACGACTGAATCGAGGCAGACCCGTCAACCATCGACTGACGAAACCGTGACGATGACGGCTGACGAGCAAGTTGCAACGTATCTCATTGAAGATCAGATGGCGGATCTCACAGACGCGATCCGTGAAGCGGTCCAAAATGGAATCGACAGTCCTGGATCAACTCGGGTTCTGGTCAGCATCTCACCTGAACGATCGCTCATCCTCGATGATGGCGCTGGTGTCGATCTCGAGTCGGCCGAGGGCCGACGCAACCTGTCGGTGCTTGGTGCGGGAAGCAAGCAGCGCTCTGACGACGAGACAATCGGAGAGTGGGGCATCGGCAAGGGTGCGATCATCGCGAAGGGCGCGGTTCGAATCTGGAGTCACGACACCGCACTGTGTTTTGACTATCGCAATCGACGCGATTCCGGACCGTGGGCAGATATCAGCGGTCGCGATGGCCAGTTCGTGGACGCTGAGCATCATCTCGAAGGGATGCTCGTCGAGATCGATCACTACGAAGACGAAGTGCCAGATCCGGACAGTTACCGCTGGCGGCGCTACGTTCGCGATCTTCGCAAACGCTTCGCATACGTCCAATCCCGAACGGGCGTCTCGGTCATGATCAATGGCGAGTCAGTCGATAAGGGCGATCCACTCGAGGCGGTGGCCGACTCACCACACCCGTCGCTTACTCGCGAAACTGAGGATGCAATCCTCGCACTCGAGTACACACCCCACGACGGGCTCGACATATACAGCAACGGACTGTACGTGACGACAAAGCGCGAGTACGGACTCGGCGGGATCGTCGTCTCGAAAGGGAACTTGACGCTGAACTTTGCGCGTAACGACATCCAGTCCGGCTGTGACCGCTGGCAGCGGATCGACAACGCACTCGAGCAGGCTCGTGACGACCTGTATGCGGATGTCTCGGACGATCGGCTGACTGCCGAGAGTCGGGAAGTAATGATCGAGGCGATGGCATCCGACAGCAGTGATGCATCAGACGAGCAGTGGGCCAATCGCAAGCTGTTCCAGTTAGCAACCGAATCCCGCATCAGTCTCGAGGAGATCCAGGCAGCCCCGAGGATTGGGTGGATCGATGGTGCCCAGAAAGGTGCGGACAAACTCGTCGAGCGTGGCTACGTCGTCCTCGATACAAGTGATTCAGCGACGCAGCGGCTCCGCGATCTCGCCACAGACGAGGACACATCGATAGCGGTGCCGGAAGCGTTCGATGTTGGCGAGCAAGCAGAGTCAGAAGGTGTGTGGACGGGCTATCATCGCATCGAGGATGAATCGCAGTTGAACGCTGACCAGCAGCGGTATCTTCGCTTCGCTCGAGTGTTAGCAAAAGAGCTTGAAATTGAGCGAGATGTGTACTACGGCGAGGCGAGTGCCGATGCCTGGACCGATGGCAGGACGTACATCGTGATCACCGACTCAGCTGTAACGAGTCGCCAGCGTGCCGTCTGGATGCACGACCTGTATCTCGTGATGTTGCATGAAGCAGCCCACGAGACCTCGAGTCGTGATCGGCCTTCTCATGGGCACCACTTCGAAAACACGTTTCGGTCGCTCGTTGAGGATCCAGGGAATCGAAGTTCGTTCGCGGAGCTTGTCCAGCAGGTCATCGACGAGGGATTTGCGTCCGTGTTCGAAGAGTACGGGGTGGGGCTCTAG
- a CDS encoding DUF7342 family protein: protein MTGYEHWDGNVNEAVTEEWVAETTPFDRVKEVLLTTTSFQYAGAIAERAHVSEPSARKHLKTLADSSLAEIDDTGQGTRYKRSRETVAMSRIQELHSELTKEELIEGIRDMKERISTYQEKYGATDPDDLALELEADNGEGWAAISRWRGLKENLKVAQAALSLYDFDPDSERGSDASQFNSSRGALAGESENLSA from the coding sequence ATGACTGGATACGAGCACTGGGATGGGAATGTCAACGAGGCTGTTACGGAGGAGTGGGTAGCCGAGACAACCCCTTTCGACCGAGTCAAGGAAGTCCTGCTCACGACGACATCGTTTCAATATGCAGGCGCGATTGCCGAGCGAGCTCACGTGAGCGAACCAAGCGCACGAAAGCACCTGAAAACACTCGCTGATTCCAGTCTAGCCGAAATCGATGACACGGGTCAGGGGACGAGATACAAGCGTTCTCGCGAGACCGTCGCGATGAGTCGGATCCAGGAATTGCACTCAGAGCTGACCAAAGAAGAGCTCATCGAGGGAATTCGCGACATGAAAGAGAGGATCAGCACCTACCAGGAAAAGTACGGTGCAACGGACCCGGACGATCTCGCACTCGAACTCGAAGCCGATAACGGCGAAGGATGGGCGGCGATCTCGAGATGGCGAGGATTAAAAGAGAATCTGAAAGTCGCTCAGGCGGCACTTTCGCTGTACGACTTCGATCCGGATAGCGAACGCGGTAGTGATGCAAGTCAGTTCAACTCGTCTCGAGGAGCGTTAGCCGGTGAGTCTGAAAATCTCTCGGCGTAA
- a CDS encoding carboxylate--amine ligase, translated as MAQPMDGNSVVVPAINSASSVCCLRSLGKRGITTIAVSEKGSPPAYWSRYVDETVHVPSFTDDVVAYKDGLLSLARRDDVQAIVTLREIDVYVLSKYRDEFAEHITPTWPSMETLQTAQDRVRLVEAAADAGVRVPKTRLLSEVENWDQKQIVKGRYAILASEYVDSYSEQEYGFAGTTMYLESGSEPDRERVQAEMGHDPIVQEYVPGEEYAVWALYDHGDQVATCLKGQVRAYQYEGGTSVCRETVEMPELREAGQILLDQLDWHGPAAVQFMRDDESGEFVLLEINPRFWVSLSCAVRAGLDFPYYLWRMATGEPILIDEEYEVGVMTHLLRGELVHLHSVLRGTNPYINPPAFRTRAWEVAKSCYDQPNFDYLTLDDPGPFVRDILNLADGVTDLFDATSDSESNVSGEVEREESADQPSR; from the coding sequence ATGGCTCAGCCTATGGACGGGAATTCGGTGGTCGTTCCGGCTATTAATTCCGCGAGTTCCGTCTGCTGCCTTCGGTCTCTGGGTAAGCGTGGCATCACCACCATAGCCGTCTCAGAGAAGGGGTCGCCACCAGCGTACTGGTCACGGTACGTTGACGAGACGGTCCACGTTCCGTCGTTCACTGATGACGTGGTGGCATACAAAGATGGGCTTCTGTCACTCGCTCGACGTGACGACGTACAGGCTATCGTCACCCTACGTGAGATCGACGTCTACGTCCTCTCCAAGTACCGCGACGAGTTCGCCGAGCACATCACACCGACGTGGCCGTCGATGGAAACACTGCAGACTGCCCAGGATCGGGTTCGGCTCGTTGAGGCCGCGGCGGACGCTGGGGTTAGAGTCCCTAAAACCAGGCTTCTCAGCGAAGTCGAGAACTGGGACCAAAAACAGATCGTGAAAGGTCGGTACGCTATCCTCGCAAGCGAGTACGTCGATTCCTATTCCGAACAGGAGTACGGCTTCGCCGGGACCACTATGTATCTCGAATCCGGTAGCGAACCTGACCGCGAGCGCGTCCAGGCTGAGATGGGCCATGACCCCATCGTGCAGGAGTACGTCCCGGGCGAAGAGTATGCTGTCTGGGCACTCTACGACCACGGCGATCAAGTTGCGACTTGTCTGAAGGGTCAAGTCCGCGCATATCAGTACGAGGGCGGGACGAGTGTCTGCCGAGAGACAGTCGAGATGCCTGAGCTCCGTGAAGCGGGCCAGATACTTCTTGATCAGCTTGACTGGCACGGCCCCGCTGCCGTTCAATTCATGCGCGACGACGAGTCTGGCGAATTCGTACTTCTCGAAATAAATCCTCGGTTCTGGGTGTCGCTATCATGTGCTGTCCGGGCTGGCCTTGATTTCCCGTACTACCTCTGGAGGATGGCTACTGGTGAGCCCATTCTGATCGACGAAGAGTACGAGGTGGGGGTTATGACCCACCTTTTGCGGGGCGAGCTGGTCCATCTCCACAGCGTCCTGCGGGGAACGAATCCGTACATCAATCCGCCCGCGTTCCGAACGCGAGCGTGGGAGGTGGCCAAGTCGTGTTACGATCAGCCGAATTTCGATTACCTGACGCTCGACGACCCTGGGCCGTTCGTCCGCGATATATTGAACCTTGCGGACGGCGTCACAGACCTATTTGATGCGACGTCGGACAGCGAGTCGAACGTATCGGGTGAGGTGGAACGCGAGGAGTCGGCGGATCAACCCTCGAGATGA